A stretch of Lagopus muta isolate bLagMut1 chromosome 9, bLagMut1 primary, whole genome shotgun sequence DNA encodes these proteins:
- the KIF1A gene encoding kinesin-like protein KIF1A isoform X13 produces the protein MAGASVKVAVRVRPFNSREMSRESKCIIQMSGSTTTILNPKQPKETPKSFSFDYSYWSHTTPADINYASQKQVYRDIGEEMLQHAFEGYNVCIFAYGQTGAGKSYTMMGKQEKDQQGIIPQLCEDLFSRINDTTNDNMSYSVEVSYMEIYCERVRDLLNPKNKGNLRVREHPLMGPYVEDLSKLAVTSYNDIQDLMDSGNKARTVAATNMNETSSRSHAVFNIIFTQKRHDAETDITTEKVSKISLVDLAGSERADSTGAKGTRLKEGANINKSLTTLGKVISALAEMDSGPNKNKKKKKTDFIPYRDSVLTWLLRENLGGNSRTAMVAALSPADINYDETLSTLRYADRAKQIRCNAVINEDPNNKLIRELKDEVARLRDLLYAQGLGDIIDMTNAIAGISPSSSLSALSSRAASVASLHERIMFAPGSEEAIERLKETEKIIAELNETWEEKLRRTEAIRMEREALLAEMGVAMREDGGTLGVFSPKKTPHLVNLNEDPLMSECLLYYIKDGITRVGREDAEKRQDIVLSGHFIKEEHCLFRSDTRTGGEVIVTLEPCEGADTYVNGKKVTEPSILRSGNRIIMGKSHVFRFNHPEQARQERERTPCAETPAEPVDWAFAQRELLEKQGIDMKQEMEQRLQELEDQYRREREEANYLLEQQRLDYESKLEALQKQMDSRYYPEANEEEEEPEDEVQWTEREFELALWAFRKWKWYQFTSLRDLLWGNAIFLKEANAISVELKKKVQFQFVLLTDTLYSPLPPDLLPPDAAKDREKRPFPRTIVAVEVQDQKNGATHYWTLEKLRQRLDLMREMYDRAAEVPSSVIEDCDNVVTGGDPFYDRFPWFRLVGSSPLFNTCMSERMADLTPSPTFSNPDSDITEPADEQHEGQEEEEEEEAEDLEEDIFPECPLCDGRDPFYDRSPLFSLVGRAFVYLSNLLYPVPLVHRVAIVSEKGEVKGFLRVAVQAISADEEAPDYGSGVRQSGTAKISFDDQHFEKFQSESCPAVGMSRSGTSQEELRIVEGQGQISDLGPSADEVNNNTCAVTPEDLLLDSPEKSTMDGPLEAALDHLKLGSIFTFRVTVLQASSISAEYADIFCQFNFIHRHDEAFSTEPLKNTGRGPPLGFYHVQNIAVEVTKSFIEYIKSQPIVFEVFGHYQQHPFPPLCKDVLSPLRPSRRHFPRVMPLSKPVPATKLSTMTRPSAGPCQCKYDLMVFFEICELEANGDYIPAVVDHRGGMPCHGTFLLHQGIQRRITVTLVHETGSLIRWKEVRELVVGRIRNTPEADESLIDPNILSLNILSSGYIHPSQDDRQFLDSDMPRTFYQFETAWDSSMHNSLLLNRVTPYREKIYITLSAYIEMENCTQPAVITKDFCMVFYSRDAKLPASRSIRNLFGSGSLRASESNRVTGVYELSLCRVADAGSPGMQRRRRRVLDTSVAYVRGEENLAGWRPRSDSLILDHQWELEKLSLLQEVEKTRHYLLLREKLETTQRLGLETLSPCSSEDSESRSTSCVSSPLSADGAPEGRTSPPETPSERQKELAVKCLRLLTHTFNREYSHSHVCISASESKLSEMSVTLMRDPSMSALGVTTLTPSSTCPSLVEGRYNTMEVRTPQVSSRVESPDLEPVVEGEQKKSPSRRPEDEKEPQRQLVPDIQEIRVSPIVSKKGYLHFLEPHTNGWVKRFVVVRRPYVYIYNSDKDSVERAILNLSKAQVEYSEDQQAMLKTPNTFAVCTEHRGILLQASSDKDMHDWLYAFNPLLAGSIRSKLSRRRTAQMRI, from the exons ATGGCGGGAGCATCCGTCAAAGTGGCGGTGCGCGTGCGGCCCTTCAACTCCCGCGAGATGAGCCGGGAGTCCAAATGCATCATCCAGATGTCAGGAAGCACCACCA CTATCCTGAACCCGAAGCAGCCCAAAGAGACACCCAAAAGCTTCAGCTTTGACTATTCCTACTGGTCCCACACCACG CCTGCAGACATCAATTATGCATCTCAGAAGCAGGTGTACCGTGACATCGGCGAGGAGATGTTGCAGCATGCCTTCGAAGGCTACAACGTCTGCATCTTTGCCTATGGGCAGACTGGTGCTGGCAAATCCTACACCATGATGGGGAAGCAGGAGAAGGACCAGCAAGGCATCATCCCACAG ctgtgtgaggACCTCTTCTCCCGCATCAATGACACAACCAATGACAACATGTCCTACTCCGTGGAG GTGAGCTACATGGAGATCTACTGCGAGCGGGTGAGAGACCTCCTGAACCCCAAGAACAAGGGGAACCTGCGGGTGAGAGAGCACCCCCTCATGGGTCCCTATGTGGAGGACCTTTCCAAGCTGGCCGTGACCTCCTACAACGACATCCAGGACCTGATGGACTCGGGGAACAAGGCCCG CACGGTGGCTGCCACCAACATGAATGAGACCAGCAGTCGTTCGCATGCTGTCTTCAATATCATCTTCACCCAGAAGCGGCACGATGCCGAGACGGACATCACCACTGAGAAG GTCAGCAAAATCAGCCTGGTGGACCTGGCTGGCAGTGAGCGAGCTGACTCAACCGGCGCGAAGGGCACAAGGCTGAAG GAAGGAGCAAACATCAACAAGTCCTTGACCACACTGGGAAAAGTCATCTCTGCTCTGGCCGAAATG gATTCGGGGCCAAATAAG aacaagaagaaaaagaaaacagatttcatccCATACCGGGACTCAGTGCTGACCTGGCTGCTAAGGGAGAACCTGG GAGGCAACTCCAGGACGGCCATGGTCGCTGCGCTCAGCCCTGCTGACATCAACTACGATGAGACACTCAGCACATTAAG ATATGCCGACCGTGCCAAGCAGATCCGCTGCAATGCTGTCATCAACGAGGACCCCAACAACAAGCTGATCCGGGAGCTGAAGGACGAGGTGGCCCGCCTGCGTGACCTTCTCTATGCCCAGGGGCTTGGGGACATCATTGACA TGACCAACGCAATTGCTGGCATCAGCCCCTCTTCCTCCCTGTCGGCTCTCTCCAGCCGCGCAGCCTCTGTTGCCAGCCTCCATGAGCGCATCATGTTTGCTCCAGGCAGCGAAGAAGCTATTGAAAGGCTCAAG GAAACAGAGAAGATCATTGCTGAGCTGAATGAAACGTGGGAGGAAAAGCTGCGCAGAACCGAGGCGATCCGGATGGAGAG ggaAGCCTTGCTGGCCGAGATGGGGGTGGCCATGAGAGAGGACGGAGGTACCCTGGGTGTTTTCTCTCCAAAAAAG ACGCCCCACTTGGTCAACCTAAATGAAGACCCGCTCATGTCTGAGTGCCTTCTCTACTACATCAAGGACGGGATAACCAG GGTTGGCCGGGAAGATGCAGAGAAGAGGCAGGACATTGTTCTCAGTGGGCACTTCATCAAGGAGGAGCACTGCCTTTTCCGCAGTGACACGAGGACCGGTGGTGAAG TGATTGTGACCCTGGAGCCTTGTGAAGGCGCTGACACCTACGTGAATGGCAAAAAAGTGACAGAGCCCAGCATCCTGCGCTCAG GAAACCGGATCATCATGGGGAAGAGCCACGTGTTTCGCTTCAACCACCCCGAGCAGGCCCGGCAGGAGCGGGAGCGGACGCCGTGTGCTGAGACACCTGCTGAGCCCGTGGACTGGGCCTTCGCCCagagagagctgctggagaagcaggGCATCGACATGaagcaggagatggagcagaG GCTTCAGGAGCTGGAGGACCAGTACcggagggagagggaggaggcaAATTACcttctggagcagcagaggctg GACTACGAGAGCAAACTGGAGGCTCTGCAGAAGCAGATGGACTCTAGATATTACCCTGAAGCCaatgaggaagaagaagaacCTGAAGATGAAG TGCAGTGGACAGAGCGGGAGTTCGAGCTCGCCCTCTGGGCCTTCAGGAAGTGGAAGTGGTACCAATTCACCTCCCTCCGTGACCTGCTCTGGGGCAATGCCATCTTCCTCAAGGAAGCCAACGCCATCAGTGTGGAGCTGAAGAAAAAG GTGCAGTTTCAGTTTGTCCTCCTGACAGACACGCTGTATTCACCTCTCCCTCCTGACCTGCTGCCTCCCGACGCCGCCAAGGACAGGGAGAAGCGGCCATTTCCCCGCACCATCGTGGCTGTGGAGGTGCAGGACCAGAAGAACGGGGCAACGCATTACTGGACCCTGGAGAAGCTCAG GCAGCGCCTGGACTTGATGCGCGAAATGTACGACCGTGCAGCAGAAGTGCCTTCGAGCGTCATTGAGGACTGCGACAACGTGGTGACCGGCGGAGATCCCTTCTATGACCGCTTCCCGTGGTTCAGGCTGGTTGGCAG CTCTCCTCTTTTCAACACATGCATGAGCGAGCGCATGGCTGATCTCACCCCCTCCCCTACCTTCTCGAACCCCGACTCCGACATCACCGAGCCTGCTGACGAGCAGCAcgaggggcaggaggaggaggaggaggaggaggcggaggacCTGGAGGAAGACATCTTTCCGGAGTGCCCGCTGTGTGATGGCCGGGATCCGTTTTACGACCGCTCCCCCCTGTTCAGTTTAGTAGGAAG GGCCTTCGTCTACCTCAGCAACCTGCTGTACCCCGTGCCCCTGGTGCACCGCGTGGCCATCGTCAGCGAGAAGGGCGAGGTGAAGGGCTTTCTGCGCGTGGCCGTCCAAGCCATCTCAG ccgATGAGGAAGCCCCAGACTATGGTTCTGGCGTGCGGCAGTCGGGGACAGCGAAGATCTCCTTTGACGATCAGCACTTCGAGAAG TTCCAGTCCGAGTCCTGCCCCGCTGTAGGCATGTCTCGCTCGGGGACCTCCCAGGAGGAGCTGCGCATCGTTGAGGGCCAGGGGCAGATCAGTGACTTGGGGCCCTCCGCTGATGAAGTCAACAACAACACCTGTGCTG TGACCCCAGAGGACCTTCTCCTGGACAGCCCGGAGAAGTCCACGATGGATGGGCCTCTGGAGGCAGCTCTGGACCACCTGAAGCTGGGCAGCATCTTCACGTTTCGAGTGACCGTCCTGCAAGCCTCCAGCATCTCAGCAGAATATGCGGATATCTTTTGCCAGTTCAA CTTCATCCATCGCCACGATGAGGCCTTTTCAACGGAACCCTTGAAGAACACAGGGCGAGGGCCACCACTGGGTTTCTACCATGTCCAAAAT atTGCTGTGGAGGTGACCAAGTCCTTCATCGAATACATCAAGAGCCAGCCGATTGTATTTGAGGTGTTTGGGCACTACCAACAACACCCCTTCCCACCCCTCTGCAAGGACGTCCTCAG CCCACTGAGGCCATCCCGGCGCCACTTCCCACGGGTGATGCCACTTTCCAAGCCAG TGCCCGCCACCAAGCTAAGCACCATGACTCGTCCCAGTGCTGGGCCCTGCCAGTGCAAGTACGACCTGATGGTCTTCTTCGAGATCTGCGAGCTGGAGGCCAACGGCGA CTACATCCCGGCTGTGGTGGATCACCGTGGAGGCATGCCGTGCCACGGGACCTTCCTCCTCCACCAG GGCATCCAAAGGAGAATCACTGTCACCTTGGTGCATGAAACAGGCAGCCTGATCCGCTGGAAGGAAGTGCGGGAGCTGGTTGTGG GTCGGATCCGGAACACCCCAGAAGCTGATGAGTCTCTTATTGACCCCAACATCCTGTCCCTGAACATCCTGTCCTCAGGCTACATCCACCCCTCACAGGACGACCG GCAGTTTCTTGATTCGGATATGCCTAG GACTTTTTACCAGTTTGAAACAGCGTGGGACAGCTCCATGCACAATTCACTGCTGCTCAACCGTGTCACCCCATACCGGGAGAAAATCTACATCACCCTGTCCGCCTACATCGAG atggagaaCTGCACCCAGCCTGCCGTCATCACCAAAGATTTCTGCATGGTTTTCTATTCCCGAGATGCCAAGCTCCCTGCCTCCCGCTCCATCCGCAACCTCTTTGGCAGCGGCAGCCTGCGGGCTTCAGAGAG CAACCGCGTGACGGGTGTCTATGAGCTGAGCCTGTGCCGCGTGGCGGATGCTGGCAGTCCAG GCATGCAGAGGCGGCGCCGGCGCGTATTGGACACCTCTGTAGCCTATGTGAGGGGAGAAGAGAACCTGGCTGGCTGGCGGCCCCGCAGCGACAGCCTCATCCTCGACCATCAGTGGGAGCTAGAGAAGCTCAGCCTCCTGCAAGAA GTGGAGAAAACCAGGCACTACCTGCTGCTGCGTGAGAAGCTGGAGACAACCCAGCGGCTGGGCCTGGAGACCCTGTCCCCGTGCTCCAGCGAGGACTCCGAGTCCCGAAGCACCTCCTGCGTCTCCTCCCCACTCTCGGCTGATGGGGCCCCAGAAGGACGGACCTCTCCTCCCGAAACCCCCAGTGAGAGGCAGAAGGAGCTGGCCGTGAAG TGCCTGCGCCTGCTCACGCACACCTTCAACCGCGAGTACAGCCACAGCCATGTCTGCATCAGCGCCAGCGAGAGCAAG CTGTCTGAAATGTCTGTGACCCTGATGAGAGACCCGTCCATGTCAGCTCTCGGGGTCACCACCCTCACCCCCTCCTCAACCTGCCCGTCGCTGGTGGAAGGACGCTACAACACCATGGAAGTCAG
- the KIF1A gene encoding kinesin-like protein KIF1A isoform X19: protein MAGASVKVAVRVRPFNSREMSRESKCIIQMSGSTTTILNPKQPKETPKSFSFDYSYWSHTTPADINYASQKQVYRDIGEEMLQHAFEGYNVCIFAYGQTGAGKSYTMMGKQEKDQQGIIPQLCEDLFSRINDTTNDNMSYSVEVSYMEIYCERVRDLLNPKNKGNLRVREHPLMGPYVEDLSKLAVTSYNDIQDLMDSGNKARTVAATNMNETSSRSHAVFNIIFTQKRHDAETDITTEKVSKISLVDLAGSERADSTGAKGTRLKEGANINKSLTTLGKVISALAEMDSGPNKNKKKKKTDFIPYRDSVLTWLLRENLGGNSRTAMVAALSPADINYDETLSTLRYADRAKQIRCNAVINEDPNNKLIRELKDEVARLRDLLYAQGLGDIIDMTNAIAGISPSSSLSALSSRAASVASLHERIMFAPGSEEAIERLKETEKIIAELNETWEEKLRRTEAIRMEREALLAEMGVAMREDGGTLGVFSPKKTPHLVNLNEDPLMSECLLYYIKDGITRVGREDAEKRQDIVLSGHFIKEEHCLFRSDTRTGGEVIVTLEPCEGADTYVNGKKVTEPSILRSGNRIIMGKSHVFRFNHPEQARQERERTPCAETPAEPVDWAFAQRELLEKQGIDMKQEMEQRLQELEDQYRREREEANYLLEQQRLDYESKLEALQKQMDSRYYPEANEEEEEPEDEVQWTEREFELALWAFRKWKWYQFTSLRDLLWGNAIFLKEANAISVELKKKVQFQFVLLTDTLYSPLPPDLLPPDAAKDREKRPFPRTIVAVEVQDQKNGATHYWTLEKLRQRLDLMREMYDRAAEVPSSVIEDCDNVVTGGDPFYDRFPWFRLVGRAFVYLSNLLYPVPLVHRVAIVSEKGEVKGFLRVAVQAISADEEAPDYGSGVRQSGTAKISFDDQHFEKFQSESCPAVGMSRSGTSQEELRIVEGQGQISDLGPSADEVNNNTCAVTPEDLLLDSPEKSTMDGPLEAALDHLKLGSIFTFRVTVLQASSISAEYADIFCQFNFIHRHDEAFSTEPLKNTGRGPPLGFYHVQNIAVEVTKSFIEYIKSQPIVFEVFGHYQQHPFPPLCKDVLSPLRPSRRHFPRVMPLSKPVPATKLSTMTRPSAGPCQCKYDLMVFFEICELEANGDYIPAVVDHRGGMPCHGTFLLHQGIQRRITVTLVHETGSLIRWKEVRELVVGRIRNTPEADESLIDPNILSLNILSSGYIHPSQDDRQFLDSDMPRTFYQFETAWDSSMHNSLLLNRVTPYREKIYITLSAYIEMENCTQPAVITKDFCMVFYSRDAKLPASRSIRNLFGSGSLRASESNRVTGVYELSLCRVADAGSPGMQRRRRRVLDTSVAYVRGEENLAGWRPRSDSLILDHQWELEKLSLLQEVEKTRHYLLLREKLETTQRLGLETLSPCSSEDSESRSTSCVSSPLSADGAPEGRTSPPETPSERQKELAVKCLRLLTHTFNREYSHSHVCISASESKSCARLRAETPVHTSAPPQLSEMSVTLMRDPSMSALGVTTLTPSSTCPSLVEGRYNTMEVRTPQVSSRVESPDLEPVVEGEQKKSPSRRPEDEKEPQRQLVPDIQEIRVSPIVSKKGYLHFLEPHTNGWVKRFVVVRRPYVYIYNSDKDSVERAILNLSKAQVEYSEDQQAMLKQTPNTFAVCTEHRGILLQASSDKDMHDWLYAFNPLLAGSIRSKLSRRRTAQMRI from the exons ATGGCGGGAGCATCCGTCAAAGTGGCGGTGCGCGTGCGGCCCTTCAACTCCCGCGAGATGAGCCGGGAGTCCAAATGCATCATCCAGATGTCAGGAAGCACCACCA CTATCCTGAACCCGAAGCAGCCCAAAGAGACACCCAAAAGCTTCAGCTTTGACTATTCCTACTGGTCCCACACCACG CCTGCAGACATCAATTATGCATCTCAGAAGCAGGTGTACCGTGACATCGGCGAGGAGATGTTGCAGCATGCCTTCGAAGGCTACAACGTCTGCATCTTTGCCTATGGGCAGACTGGTGCTGGCAAATCCTACACCATGATGGGGAAGCAGGAGAAGGACCAGCAAGGCATCATCCCACAG ctgtgtgaggACCTCTTCTCCCGCATCAATGACACAACCAATGACAACATGTCCTACTCCGTGGAG GTGAGCTACATGGAGATCTACTGCGAGCGGGTGAGAGACCTCCTGAACCCCAAGAACAAGGGGAACCTGCGGGTGAGAGAGCACCCCCTCATGGGTCCCTATGTGGAGGACCTTTCCAAGCTGGCCGTGACCTCCTACAACGACATCCAGGACCTGATGGACTCGGGGAACAAGGCCCG CACGGTGGCTGCCACCAACATGAATGAGACCAGCAGTCGTTCGCATGCTGTCTTCAATATCATCTTCACCCAGAAGCGGCACGATGCCGAGACGGACATCACCACTGAGAAG GTCAGCAAAATCAGCCTGGTGGACCTGGCTGGCAGTGAGCGAGCTGACTCAACCGGCGCGAAGGGCACAAGGCTGAAG GAAGGAGCAAACATCAACAAGTCCTTGACCACACTGGGAAAAGTCATCTCTGCTCTGGCCGAAATG gATTCGGGGCCAAATAAG aacaagaagaaaaagaaaacagatttcatccCATACCGGGACTCAGTGCTGACCTGGCTGCTAAGGGAGAACCTGG GAGGCAACTCCAGGACGGCCATGGTCGCTGCGCTCAGCCCTGCTGACATCAACTACGATGAGACACTCAGCACATTAAG ATATGCCGACCGTGCCAAGCAGATCCGCTGCAATGCTGTCATCAACGAGGACCCCAACAACAAGCTGATCCGGGAGCTGAAGGACGAGGTGGCCCGCCTGCGTGACCTTCTCTATGCCCAGGGGCTTGGGGACATCATTGACA TGACCAACGCAATTGCTGGCATCAGCCCCTCTTCCTCCCTGTCGGCTCTCTCCAGCCGCGCAGCCTCTGTTGCCAGCCTCCATGAGCGCATCATGTTTGCTCCAGGCAGCGAAGAAGCTATTGAAAGGCTCAAG GAAACAGAGAAGATCATTGCTGAGCTGAATGAAACGTGGGAGGAAAAGCTGCGCAGAACCGAGGCGATCCGGATGGAGAG ggaAGCCTTGCTGGCCGAGATGGGGGTGGCCATGAGAGAGGACGGAGGTACCCTGGGTGTTTTCTCTCCAAAAAAG ACGCCCCACTTGGTCAACCTAAATGAAGACCCGCTCATGTCTGAGTGCCTTCTCTACTACATCAAGGACGGGATAACCAG GGTTGGCCGGGAAGATGCAGAGAAGAGGCAGGACATTGTTCTCAGTGGGCACTTCATCAAGGAGGAGCACTGCCTTTTCCGCAGTGACACGAGGACCGGTGGTGAAG TGATTGTGACCCTGGAGCCTTGTGAAGGCGCTGACACCTACGTGAATGGCAAAAAAGTGACAGAGCCCAGCATCCTGCGCTCAG GAAACCGGATCATCATGGGGAAGAGCCACGTGTTTCGCTTCAACCACCCCGAGCAGGCCCGGCAGGAGCGGGAGCGGACGCCGTGTGCTGAGACACCTGCTGAGCCCGTGGACTGGGCCTTCGCCCagagagagctgctggagaagcaggGCATCGACATGaagcaggagatggagcagaG GCTTCAGGAGCTGGAGGACCAGTACcggagggagagggaggaggcaAATTACcttctggagcagcagaggctg GACTACGAGAGCAAACTGGAGGCTCTGCAGAAGCAGATGGACTCTAGATATTACCCTGAAGCCaatgaggaagaagaagaacCTGAAGATGAAG TGCAGTGGACAGAGCGGGAGTTCGAGCTCGCCCTCTGGGCCTTCAGGAAGTGGAAGTGGTACCAATTCACCTCCCTCCGTGACCTGCTCTGGGGCAATGCCATCTTCCTCAAGGAAGCCAACGCCATCAGTGTGGAGCTGAAGAAAAAG GTGCAGTTTCAGTTTGTCCTCCTGACAGACACGCTGTATTCACCTCTCCCTCCTGACCTGCTGCCTCCCGACGCCGCCAAGGACAGGGAGAAGCGGCCATTTCCCCGCACCATCGTGGCTGTGGAGGTGCAGGACCAGAAGAACGGGGCAACGCATTACTGGACCCTGGAGAAGCTCAG GCAGCGCCTGGACTTGATGCGCGAAATGTACGACCGTGCAGCAGAAGTGCCTTCGAGCGTCATTGAGGACTGCGACAACGTGGTGACCGGCGGAGATCCCTTCTATGACCGCTTCCCGTGGTTCAGGCTGGTTGGCAG GGCCTTCGTCTACCTCAGCAACCTGCTGTACCCCGTGCCCCTGGTGCACCGCGTGGCCATCGTCAGCGAGAAGGGCGAGGTGAAGGGCTTTCTGCGCGTGGCCGTCCAAGCCATCTCAG ccgATGAGGAAGCCCCAGACTATGGTTCTGGCGTGCGGCAGTCGGGGACAGCGAAGATCTCCTTTGACGATCAGCACTTCGAGAAG TTCCAGTCCGAGTCCTGCCCCGCTGTAGGCATGTCTCGCTCGGGGACCTCCCAGGAGGAGCTGCGCATCGTTGAGGGCCAGGGGCAGATCAGTGACTTGGGGCCCTCCGCTGATGAAGTCAACAACAACACCTGTGCTG TGACCCCAGAGGACCTTCTCCTGGACAGCCCGGAGAAGTCCACGATGGATGGGCCTCTGGAGGCAGCTCTGGACCACCTGAAGCTGGGCAGCATCTTCACGTTTCGAGTGACCGTCCTGCAAGCCTCCAGCATCTCAGCAGAATATGCGGATATCTTTTGCCAGTTCAA CTTCATCCATCGCCACGATGAGGCCTTTTCAACGGAACCCTTGAAGAACACAGGGCGAGGGCCACCACTGGGTTTCTACCATGTCCAAAAT atTGCTGTGGAGGTGACCAAGTCCTTCATCGAATACATCAAGAGCCAGCCGATTGTATTTGAGGTGTTTGGGCACTACCAACAACACCCCTTCCCACCCCTCTGCAAGGACGTCCTCAG CCCACTGAGGCCATCCCGGCGCCACTTCCCACGGGTGATGCCACTTTCCAAGCCAG TGCCCGCCACCAAGCTAAGCACCATGACTCGTCCCAGTGCTGGGCCCTGCCAGTGCAAGTACGACCTGATGGTCTTCTTCGAGATCTGCGAGCTGGAGGCCAACGGCGA CTACATCCCGGCTGTGGTGGATCACCGTGGAGGCATGCCGTGCCACGGGACCTTCCTCCTCCACCAG GGCATCCAAAGGAGAATCACTGTCACCTTGGTGCATGAAACAGGCAGCCTGATCCGCTGGAAGGAAGTGCGGGAGCTGGTTGTGG GTCGGATCCGGAACACCCCAGAAGCTGATGAGTCTCTTATTGACCCCAACATCCTGTCCCTGAACATCCTGTCCTCAGGCTACATCCACCCCTCACAGGACGACCG GCAGTTTCTTGATTCGGATATGCCTAG GACTTTTTACCAGTTTGAAACAGCGTGGGACAGCTCCATGCACAATTCACTGCTGCTCAACCGTGTCACCCCATACCGGGAGAAAATCTACATCACCCTGTCCGCCTACATCGAG atggagaaCTGCACCCAGCCTGCCGTCATCACCAAAGATTTCTGCATGGTTTTCTATTCCCGAGATGCCAAGCTCCCTGCCTCCCGCTCCATCCGCAACCTCTTTGGCAGCGGCAGCCTGCGGGCTTCAGAGAG CAACCGCGTGACGGGTGTCTATGAGCTGAGCCTGTGCCGCGTGGCGGATGCTGGCAGTCCAG GCATGCAGAGGCGGCGCCGGCGCGTATTGGACACCTCTGTAGCCTATGTGAGGGGAGAAGAGAACCTGGCTGGCTGGCGGCCCCGCAGCGACAGCCTCATCCTCGACCATCAGTGGGAGCTAGAGAAGCTCAGCCTCCTGCAAGAA GTGGAGAAAACCAGGCACTACCTGCTGCTGCGTGAGAAGCTGGAGACAACCCAGCGGCTGGGCCTGGAGACCCTGTCCCCGTGCTCCAGCGAGGACTCCGAGTCCCGAAGCACCTCCTGCGTCTCCTCCCCACTCTCGGCTGATGGGGCCCCAGAAGGACGGACCTCTCCTCCCGAAACCCCCAGTGAGAGGCAGAAGGAGCTGGCCGTGAAG TGCCTGCGCCTGCTCACGCACACCTTCAACCGCGAGTACAGCCACAGCCATGTCTGCATCAGCGCCAGCGAGAGCAAG AGCTGTGCCCGGCTTCGGGCAGAGACTCCAGTCCACACCTCCGCTCCTCCACAGCTGTCTGAAATGTCTGTGACCCTGATGAGAGACCCGTCCATGTCAGCTCTCGGGGTCACCACCCTCACCCCCTCCTCAACCTGCCCGTCGCTGGTGGAAGGACGCTACAACACCATGGAAGTCAG